AGCATTTTTGCATATTTATAAGAAATTTCGATGTATTTTTCTTCTGATAAGTTATGTGTTATTATTAAGAAATTTCgatgtatttttcttttgataagttatgcataattcaaaacttttgctcttcctcttcctcttcctcctcctcctcttttactgctgcttcttcttcttctttttcgtcatcatcatcgtattctcatttttcttattcatctttttcttcttgttttaccttcttaATTTTCTCcttgttttactcttttaataagaataaaaacaaaaaatcaaacaaaggaaaagaagaagaacacacaaTGATGCAAAATTATTTGGAAGAGTATGAATCtatatttattcaattaaaaaaataaagaaaaaagaaagaaaatgcagttttaaagaaaatatttttgtgtatttgtagaaaaattttaaggaaaagtctaggggaccagcaattttattgtattttggccagcatgtaaccagtaGAGAAATGTGAGCCAtcggatgaaatctcacaccaatctcacaccatcaaatcatcattgatggctaattgatggctaccaatcacaaatattgctggcccctagcattgctcaaaTTTCAATGTAAAAACTAACACATTTAGGTGTTATTATTAAGAAATTTCGATAtgtttttattctgataagttatgcataattcaaaattcttcctcttcttcttcctcctccttatTTTTTGTGGCtgcttcttcttattctttttcatcatcttcatcatcatcttttttttctttcttattttactttcttaacaataattaaaaaaaatcaaacaaagaagaagaagaaacatataatgctgtaaaattacttggaagaagatgaatatacattcattcaattaaaaaaaagaaaaaaaagaaaaaaatgcagcattcaagaaaatatttttgtgtatttgtagcaaaatttcagtgtaaaaactaaaatatttatgtgttattgttaagaaatttcGGTATagttttattctgataagttctgcataattcaaaattcttccacttcctcttcctaatcttttgctgcttcttcttctttttctttttcatcatcatcatcatcatcatctttttttttcttttttttcttatttttattttaccttctcaaatttcttcttattttactctcttaacaataattaaaaaaataaaacaaagaagaagaaaaaacacataatactgcaaaattatttgaaaaaggatgaacttacattcattcaactaaaagaaggaaaaattaaggaaaaaaagaaaataaatgcagcattaaaaaaatatttttgtgtatttataacaaaatttcaGTGTAAAAACTAAGACATTTATATGTTGttgttaataaattttgatgtatttttattctaataagttttgcataatttaaaactcttcatctttttcctcCTTATCTTTTGCTTCTTcttattcctcttctttttcatcatcatcgtcatcttctttttttcttatttatcttttctttcttattttactttctcaattttttttgttttagtctcttaacaagaataaaaataaaaaattaaataaagaaaaagagaaacacataatactgcaaaattacttaaaaGATAGTAAACCtatattcattcaactaaaaaaagaaagaaataagaaaaaagaagaaaaatgtagcattaaaaaaatatttttgtgcatttgtaacaaaatttcggtgtaaaactaagaaatttatgtgttattattaagaaattactgtgtatttttattatgataagtgttgcataatttaaaactcttcaTCTTTCTCAtattctgctgcttcttcttttttttcatcttcttatttcattttgtcataattttttggaaagaaaaatcaaccaaagaaaaaaatacataatgttataaaatcaacaaaaaagaggaagaggaaaaaaatGCACCAACACAACagcaataaaaaaatgagaagagGATGAAACccgcgaagaagaagaaaaaaggacgcgaagaaaaaggaggagaaacgcaaagaagaagaaagaggaagaggaacgCGAGGTACAAACCTTGGCGGAAGAACGCGAAGGAGAAGAAACATGAAGAAAAACGGCGTAATTTCAGGCGTGTGTTATAGAAATGGATTTTGTTGAGATAAAGTAGATAAAGTTAATTTATTTGGACTTATTTGTCGAAaaaacttgtatgtgtagcagtaATCGTTGTGAGTGTAAAggttcttttaataatatttttaaattactattttttgtAAGTAAATTGGAATTTAGACAAGGTTTTTTTTTGGACAGGATGTGGACACGATGGAATAATGGATCCAATccctttttaaagaaaaatatttgggCCTTGNNNNNNNNNNNNNNNNNNNNNNNNNNNNNNNNNNNNNNNNNNNNNNNNNNNNNNNNNNNNNNNNNNNNNNNNNNNNNNNNNNNNGGAAGAAATAGCTGGagaaccaaaaaccctaaatcgAACAAGAAGAGCGAATTCGGGAGCTAGGGTTTAAGCTTTCGATCAGTTTCGAAGAAATCAGAAGAGGAGGCAGCCATCATGTTCCCAGGAATGTTCATGCGGAAGCCAGATAAAGCTGCGGCATTGAAGCAGCTGAAATCTCACGTCGCCATGTTCGGTGCTTGGGTCGTCGTCGTTCGAATCACCCCTTACATTCTTCACTTTCTCAACCGCGACAAAGACGACCNNNNNNNNNNNNNNNNNNNNNNNNNNNNNNNNNNNNNNNNNNNNNNNNNNNNNNNNNNNNNNNNNNNNNNNCGCCCCAATTCACTTCCATTTTAGATTCAATTTTTTGTATGCGAATTTGGGGAATTCTCTCATTATTTGCTTGAAGTTTCTGACTTTTCTGGTTTGGCAAATAATTGATGAATTGTGACGTTAAGGGTTTCTGTTAAAACGTCCTGTTGTTAACACAATAAGATTTGTAGTTTATTCTACATAACAAGTATTTGACTTGGCATCTGTGAGTTTATTTTCGGTAGCTTAAAAGCAAATACAGTATGCTGTTTCAGTTAGGATTTATGACGAATTAGGGTCAGTTAATTGAAAATTGAGTGTATCATGTGAGGAATTTAGTTTTGGATGAGGATTATACTTTAATCTATGTTGACGTTATAACATTGTGCCATTCATGTTTTCTTGAAAGAATATAGTATATGGTATACATCTTAAAATTGGGTTTATGTGGTTGTTTTCAACTTGATTATTAGTATGAATTATAAAATCAACTATTCTAAAACATGAGTTATAAAGTGATTGCATTTTTCACCCTATTTCCTTCCATTCGGAAATAACTGTCATATTTTGGAAGTATTTAGACATAATTTGAGGTCACACGTTCCAAAACATTGCACTTAATTCTGGACAGAGGTAGTGGTACCTAACCTTTGTCGTGTGTTCTGCTAAAGATGAACTTATAATCATGTGctgattaattataaaaaaaattcaaaaattaggaTCTCAGGTGGGTATATCATCCTTTATAGTAGttgttcttgtatatatttaTGGTTATCTGaacatctttatttttattttgtgtgcGTTCTTTTAAGAAATCCAGTTTCTTGGTGTCTACCATTCAATTGTAGTTTCTTCTACTACATTTATTGATATTGTTTTAATACCTTGCCACATTTCTGTTCATTAACTTGTGTTAATGGTTAGTTTCTTCTTAATTTGTGCAGCTGTCTTGATGTGGAGGAATAGGTGCTTGGATTCGGAAAGAATTTATGGGAATTATGTTTCAATGTAACCCTGCAAATCATTAGTCCATCTCATAATGTTGCT
The genomic region above belongs to Arachis duranensis cultivar V14167 chromosome 3, aradu.V14167.gnm2.J7QH, whole genome shotgun sequence and contains:
- the LOC107476723 gene encoding mitochondrial import receptor subunit TOM6 homolog (The sequence of the model RefSeq protein was modified relative to this genomic sequence to represent the inferred CDS: added 23 bases not found in genome assembly); this encodes MFPGMFMRKPDKAAALKQLKSHVAMFGAWVVVVRITPYILHFLNRDKDDLELRLEL